The following is a genomic window from Micrococcus cohnii.
CGATCGTCCTCATCTACGGCGTCTCCATCACGAACACCGTCGAGTCGCTGCTCGTGAACCAGCTAGAGATCCCCGCGCCGCCGCGCGCCCTGCTTTCCTTCGTGCTGATCGGCCTGATGATGGCCGTCATGCTCACGGGGCAGAAACTGATGCTTCGCATCACGAGCCTGCTGGTCTATCCGCTCATCGCGATCCTGTTCGCCATGAGCGTCTACCTGATCCCGTCGTGGGACGTCGGCGCGCTCTTCGGCTCGCAGACGCCCGAGCTCGGCCAGATCCTGATGTCGGTGTGGCTCGTCATCCCCGTGCTCGTCTTCGCGTTCAACCACTCGCCGGCCATCTCGCAGTTCTCGCTGGCCATGAAGCGCCACTACGCCGGACAGGCCGCGACCCGCGCCTCGCACGTGCTGGTGCGCACCACCGCTCTGCTCGTCGTGTTCACGATGTTCTTCGTGTGGTCCTGCGTGCTGGCGCTCGGCGCCGACGGGATGGCCGAGGCCAAGGCGGCCAATCTGCCGGTGCTGTCCTATCTGGCCAACGTCCACGACGCTCCGGTGATCGCTCTGCTGGGTCCGATCGTCGCGATCCTGGCGATCATCTCCTCGTTCTTCGGCCACTACCTCGGCGCGGCCGAGGGTGCGGCCGGCATCGTGCGCTCCCTGGTCGACCGGGACGGCTCGAAGATCAGCGACAAGGCCCTGAACGCGGCGATCGCCGCCTTCATCTTCCTCACGACGTGGGTCGTGGCGATCGTGAACCCCCAGGTGCTCACGCTCATCGAGACCATCGCCGGGCCGATCATCGCGGTGATCCTGTACCTGATGCCGATGTACGCCATGCACCGCCTCGAAGCGCTCGCGCCGTATCGTCGGCAGGCCTCGAACGTCTTCGTCGTGATCGCGGGCCTGGTGGCCGTCAGCGGCATCGTCTACGGCGTGGTGCAGACCCTGACGGGAGCCTGAGCGGCCACGCCCCGGTCGCAGGACGGGGCGCACGCCCGGCCGCCGCAGAGGAACGGTCGGGAACACACGCAGGGCCGGCACCCTCCACGGGGTGCCGGCCCTGCGGGTCCAGCTGCTGCGGCAGCGGGCGGGTGCTGCGCGCGTCAGCGCTGCGGCGCCTGGCCCGGCTGCTCGCCGACCGCGATGGGCAGTCGCACGCCGTTGCCCCACTCGGTCCACGAGCCGTCGTAGTTGCGGACGTTCTCGTAACCGAGCAGGTACTTGAGCACGAACCACGTGTGCGAGGACCGCTCGCCGATGCGGCAGTACGCGATCACCTGGTCGGTCGAGCCCAGGCCGGCCTGGTCGCGGTAGATGGCCTCAAGCTCGGCGCGGGACTTGAAGGTGTTGTCCTCGTTAGCCGCCTTCGCCCACGGCACGGAGGCGGCGGTCGGGATGTGCCCGCCGCGCAGGGTGCCCTCCTGCGGGTAGCCGTCCATGTGGGTGGTCTCGCCGGTGTACTCCTTGGGGGAGCGCACGTCGACCAGGGGAGTGGTGCCGATCGCCGCCAGCACGTCCTCGCGCGCGGCGCGGTCGGTCGAATCGTCGCGCTGCACCACGGGGTACTCGGCGGCGGAGACCTCGGGCACATCGCGGGTGGTCTCTCGGCCCTCAGCGATCCACTTGTCCCGGCCACCGTCCATCAGGCGCACATCCTGGTGGCCGTACAGCGTGAACACCCACAGCGCGTAGGCGGCCCACCAGTTCGACTTGTCGCCGTAGATGACCACGGTGGTGTCGCGGCCGATGCCCTTGGAGCCGGCCAGCGCGGCGAAGTCCTCCGCGTCAACGAAGTCACGGGTGACCGGGTCGTTCAGCTCGGTGTGCCAGTCGATCTTCACGGCCCCGGGGATGTGGCCGGTCGAGTAGAGCAGGGTGTCCTCGTTCGACTCCAGGACGACGACGCCGTCATCGCCGATGTGGTCGGCGACCCACTGCGTCGACACGAGCTTCTCGGGATGGGCGTACTGCGAGAAGTCGGGCTGGGTGAACTCGGCGTTGGTCTCGGTCATGATGTTCCACCTCTCGGTCGGGGCGCGGGGCGCCGGCGATGCGGACGACCGTCCGGCCGTACTCCGTTGCTCAGATTACGCCACACGTATGCGACGTAATGGGGTAGGGGGGCCTAAGACCGGGGCCACTGTGTCCTTGTATGACGGGCGGTACAGTGAACCGGTATCCACACCCCGCACAAGGACGGAGTCAGTACGTGACCCAGACTGTTCGCCTCTCGGAGCGTTCCCCGCAGGTGTCGGCAGACGAGCTGCTGGCCGGGTTCCATCCCTCCTACCGTTTCGGTGAGGTGTCCTTCGACACCTATATCCCGGATCCGGCGCATCCCTCGCAGCGCGAGGCCGTCGAGCGGTTGCGGGCGTTCAGCGGGGCGCTGGCCGGTCGCGGCGGCTCCGGGGGCCTGTTCGGCGGTCTGTTCGGTGGGAAGAAGCGGTCGACGCAGCCGGCCGGGATCTATCTGGACGGCGGCTTCGGCGTCGGCAAGACCCACCTGCTGGCCTCCACCTGGCATGCCGCGCCGGGGCCCAAGGCGTTCGGCACGTTCGTCGAGTACACGAACCTCGTCGGTGCGCTCTCGTTCCGCAAGACCGTCGACGTGCTCAAGGAGTACACGCTGGTGTGCATCGACGAGTTCGAGCTCGACGATCCGGGCGACACCGTGCTCATGTCGCGCCTGATGCGCGAGCTGGCGGACGCCGGCGTGCGCCTGGTGGCCACCTCGAACACCCTGCCCGGGTCGCTGGGCGAGGGGCGATTCGCCGCGCAGGACTTCAAACGCGAGATCCAGGTCCTCTCCGACCAGTTCGAGGTCATCCGGGTGGACGGTGAGGACTACCGGCACCGCGATCTCGATGCCCCGCCGGCCCCGTTGCCCGACGAGGAGGTCGTGGCCACCGCCCGGCGCAGCGTCCCGGACGCGGGTGTGCTGGCGGTCGACGACTTCGCGGATCTGACCGCCATGCTCTCCCGTGTACACCCCTCGCGCTACCGCGAGCTGGTCAAGGACGTGGACGTCATCGCCCTGCACGATGTGCATACGATCACCGAACAGGCCACTGCGCTGCGTTTCGTCGTGTTCGCCGACCGCCTCTACGACAAGGACGTCCCCGTGGTGGCCTCCGGCGTTCCCTTCGACCAGCTGTTCACGAGCGAGATGATGCACGGCGGGTACATGAAGAAGTACTTCCGCACCGTGTCCCGAATGACCGCGCTGGTGCGTGAGGGACAGCTCGGCGTCGCCGAGGAGAAGTGAACGACGAAGGGGCCGGGCCTCGTCATGGCGACGAGACCCGGCCCCTTGCTCGGAGCGGATGACGAGATTCGAACTCGCGACCTCCACCATGGCAAGGTGGCGCTCTAGCCAGCTGAGCTACATCCGCGTATTCACTTGTGGGCGTCTCCACCGAGGGGAGACGGTCCGTGCGCGATACTGGGTTCGAACCAGTGACCTCTTCCGTGTCAGGGAAGCGCGCTACCGCTGCGCCAATCGCGCTCATCAACACCGAGGTGCCGACAAACTGTGCAACACCGCTCATCTCTGGCGGGCCGTGCGAGGTCGGGACGGGATTCGAACCCGCGTATACGGCTTTGCAGGCCGCTGCCTCGCCTCTCGGCCACCCGACCAGGGGTGAAAAGGTATTGCGAGCGGATGACGAGATTCGAACTCGCGACCTCCACCATGGCAAGGTGGCGCTCTAGCCAGCTGAGCTACATCCGCGTGTCAGATGCGTTCTGCGTATCTCGCCTCTCGGCGTGATCTCGACCTCCCGGCCGAACCGCTTCCCGCGATTTCCAACGAGAAAGAACTCTAGACCATGTCCAGAGCGAGTGCCAAATCGAGCGTCGCCAGTCCGCGTCTTTGCCAGAATGACGTGCCATGACCCAGCCACGACTCGCCCACGCCACGGACCGCGGCCGCATGTACGCCCGACGGGTCGGAGGCGAACCGCAGGTCCCCTCGATCACCACGGTGATCGGCGTCGAGCGCCCCGACCTCGACGGCTGGGTGGGGTGGATGGCGGCCAGTGCCGCTGTCAATGACCCGCGCCTGCCCGAGGCCGTGGGCTCCTCCGGTCGGCTGCGGCAGATCGCACGCTCCGCGGCGGACGCGGCCGCGGCCTACCGCGATCAGGCCGCCGAGCGAGGTGACCGCGTACACGACTACGCCGAGCAGGTCTCGCTGCGCCATCTCGGGCGACCGCACCGCATGGCCGAGGCGCGTCAGGCGCTGCTGCACCACGGGGAGGGGGCTTATGCGGACCGTTTCGACGAGTGGTGGGACCTCTATGGCGTCGAACCCCTCGCGGCCGAAGTGACGGTGTGGAACCACTCCGTGGGCTACGCCGGCACCTTGGACCTGGTGGCGCGCATCGGCGGACGACTGTGCCTGATCGACTTCAAGACCAAGACGACCGGCCGCGACGGACGCGTGAAGCCGCTCGATGCGAAGGTCGTCATGCAGCTGGTGGCCGGCCTCAAAGCGGAGGAGTCACTCGTCGACGCGGAGGCCGGCACGTGGGAGCCGTGGGCGCACGGCGGCGCGCAGATGCTGCTCGGCGTCGCCCTGGGCGAGACCGAGGTCGCGGTCCACCAGGCCAATCCCGCCGTCCTGAAGCAGCACTGGCACAAGTTCTGGGCGCTGCGGCAGGTGTGGAAGCATCAGGAGCAGACCGTTCAGGCGGGCCCGGCGCTCGGCATCATCGGTCCGCCGCCGACGACCGTCGCCGCGTCGGAGAGCTCGACGTCTGCGTCCGGTTCACCGGCGCCGACGAGTCCGGCCGATCCGGGCGCCGCGACCGTCGCCTCCGGCTCACCCGAGTCCGCACCGCAGGAAGGATGACCACACCCATGCCCGAGACTGATTCGGCACCGCTGCGCGTGCTCGTGGCCGGCACCCCCGAGGTGGCCGTGCCGGTGCTCGAGGCCGTCGCCGACTCCCGGCACGAGCTCGTCGGCGTTCTCACCCGCCCCGACGCCCCGCGGGGCAGACGCCGGGTGCTCACCCCCTCACCCGTCGCGGCACGCGCCGAGCAGCTCGGTGTGGAGACGGTCAAAGCCGCCCGCCTTCGCGGCGACGGCTCGGCCTCGGCCGTCGAACGGCTCCGAGAGATCACCCCCGACGTCGTGCTGGTCGTGGCCTATGGCGCCCTGGTGCCCGCTGACCTGCTGAGGCTGCCGCGTCTGGGCTGGCTGAACCTGCACTTCTCGGCGTTGCCGGCCTATCGCGGCGCTTCCCCCGTGCAGCACGCCGTGATGTCCGGGGAGGAGAGCATCGACGCGGTCGTGTTCCAGATCGAGCAGGGTCTGGACACCGGCCCGGTCTTTGGCCGGGTCAGCCGGCCGATCGCGCCCGGGGAGACCGCCGGAGAGATTCTCACGGACCTGGCCGTCGCGGGGGCCCCGCTGTGCACGCGTGTGCTCGACGAGCTGGCCGACGGCACAGCCCAGGCCGCGCCGCAGGTCGGAGAGCCGAGCCATGCACCGAAGTTGACCCACCTCGACGGTCTGATCGACCCGTCGGGGGAGGCGCACCGCGTGGCCGCGCACGCCAACGGGGTGACACCCGAGCCCGGCGCCTGGGGCTGGCTCGCCACCGACGCGCCGGACGCGGAGCCGACCCGCTTCACGCTCGTCGGCGCCCACCCCGTGAGCGAGGACGAGCTGCCGGACTCGGTGCGCAGCGCCGCGACGGGTGCGCTCGAGGTGGCGGCCGCACGGACCTGGCTGCGGACGGGGACCGGGGCCCTGCGCTTGGACCGGGTCAAGCCCGCCGGCAAGAAGCTGATGCCGGCCCGCGATTGGGCCAACGGCCGTCCTGCGGGAGCCCGGCTGCTCTGCGGCGACGAGCTCGCCGATCGCCGGGGAGCCACCGACGGCGCCGCCACCGACGGACCCAGCGAGGAGACCAGACGCGCATGAGCAAGCACACGAACAGACGAGCCGGTCGCTCCGGCGACGCGAACCGAGACCGCCCCGCCGGCGGCAGTGGCTCGACGGGTCGGCCGAGCGGCCCGCGGCGCCAGGACAACCGCGATGCCTCTGGCCGCACCCGCAACCGTGGCCGCTCGGGTCAGGGCCGGAGGTACTCGGCCTCCGCGCCCTCCCAGCGCAGTCGTCGAGCCGACCCGGCACGACTCGTGGCCTACGAGGTGGTTCGCGCCGTCCACGCCGAGGACGCCTATGCGAACCTCGTGCTGCCCCCGCGCCTGCAGCGTCGTCGGCTGGACCGTCGCGACGCCGGGTTCGCGACCGAGCTCACCTACGGGACCCTGCGCGGGATCGGGCTGTACGACGCGGTGCTCGCCGAGTGCGTCGACCGCCCGCTGGCCGAGCTCGATCCGCCCGTGCTGGACGCGTTGCGCCTGGGAGCCCACCAGCTGCTCGGCATGCGCGTGCCGGCACACGCCGCCCTGGACGCCACCGTGGCCCTCGTGCGTGAGCAGATCGGCGCCGGTCCCTCCGGGTTCGTCAACGCCGTGCTGCGCCGGGTGAGCGAGCGGGACCGCGAGGAGTGGACCGAGACGGTCGCCCCCGCGTCCGGAACAGACGACGCGCTCGCGGTGCGCTACTCGCATCCGGCCTGGATCGTTCGGGCCCTGCGTCAGGCCCTGGTCGCGCACGGTGCGGACGCCGCGAGCCTGCCCGCGCTGCTCGAGGCCGACAACGCGGCGCCGGTCCTCAATCTGGTGGCCCTGCCCGGGCTGGGGGAGCTGTCCCCGGTGCTCGAGGCCGGGGCCGAGCCGAGCCCGATCGGCCCGGACGCGGCGCTGTACTCCGGCGGCGACGCGGCCCGCCTGCCCGGCGTCGAGGCCGGGACCGTCCGGGTGCAGGACGTCGGCTCGCAGCTGACGGCCCGCGCGCTCGCGGCCGTCCCCCTCAGCGCGCCGGGGGACACCGCTGCGGGGCAGGACGCCGCACCGGCCGGGCACGCAGGCCGGCCCGGCCCGGATGGTCCGAGCGAGCACTGGCTGGACCTGTGCGCCGGCCCCGGCGGCAAGGCCGCGCTGCTCGGCGCGTTGGCGGCCCAGCGGGGAGCGCGGTTGACGGCGAACGAGGTCTCTGAGCACCGCGCTCGTCTGGTCGAGCACGCCCTGACGCCGGTGCCGTCCGGCGTCTGGAGCGTCCGGCACGGCGACGGGCGGCAGGTCGGCGCGGATCAGCCCGGTGCCTTCGACCGGATCCTCGTCGACGCGCCCTGTACGGGTCTGGGTGCGCTGCGGCGGCGGCCCGAGTCGCGCTGGCGGCGCACCGCCGCAGACCTGGTCGAGCTCACGGACCTGCAGGCCCAGCTGCTCGACTCGGCCGTCGCAGCGCTCGCCCCCGGGGGCGTGCTGGCCTATGTGACGTGCTCGCCGCACCCGGCCGAGACGATCATCCAGGTGCAGGACCTGCTGCACCGGCACGACGGGCTCGAGCAGCTCGACGCGAAGGCGGCGTTGCAGGCGGTCGCGGCCGGTCCGCTGTACCTGCCCGCCATAACCTCGGACGCGGCGCCGGGGCGCGGCGGCCCTGAGCGCGTGGCGGACGCCGGTCGGCTCACCGCGCAGCTCTGGCCCCACGAGCACGCCACCGACGCCATGTTCCTGGCCCTGTTCCGCGCGAGGCGGACATGAGCGTCCGCGCACAGCGTGCCGCGCGGGCCCGCATCCACCCCTCGATTCTGTCGGCGGACTTCGCGCGGCTGGGCGCCGAGCTCGACCGTGTGCGGTCAGCCGACGCCGTCCACGTCGACGTGATGGACGGGCACTTTGTGCCGAACCTGACTCTCGGCAGGCCGGTGGTCGAAGCGCTGGCACGCGCCACGACCGCACCCCTGGACGTGCACCTGATGATCGAGGACCCCGACCGGTGGGCCCCCGGGTACGCCGACGCCGGCGCCGCTTCCGTCACGTTCCACGCGGAGGCGGCGGCTGCACCGGTGCGACTGGCCCGCGAGCTGCGCGCTCGCGGGGCCCAGGCGGGTCTGGCCGTGAACCCCGCCACCGCGATCGACCCCTGGCTGCCACTGCTGGAGGAGATCGACACGCTTGTGGTGATGAGCGTCGAGCCGGGCTTCGGTGGCCAGGCGTTCCTGGACCTGGTGCTGCCGAAGATCCGCGCCGCCCGCCGGGCCATCGACGACACCGGTGCCCGGGTTGCCGTGCAGGTCGACGGAGGAGTCAACGCCGAGACGATCCGCCGCGCGGCCGAGGCCGGAGCCGACGTGTTCGTGGCCGGCTCCGCCGTCTACGGGGCCGCCGACCCCGAGGCCGCCGTGCTCGCCCTGCGCGAACTCGCCGACGGGCGTGCCGCACCGTGCAGCTGAGGTGGCATACTGACGCCCAAGCAATTTCGTGCTCCGGGGTCGGTGGAAGTCCGAACCGGCGGTGACAGCCCGCGAACCTCGCGCGGCGTCTCGGCACGCACGGCGCGGTCTCGGCGACGGGACGGGTCGGCGAACCGAGAGGCGGCGAGGCCGAATCGGTGGAATTCCGATGCCGACAGTCAGAGTCTGGATGGGAGAAGCACGAGGCGGACGATGCCGCGTACCCGTGCGAGGTCTCGTCCGCGGCAGGCGAGGGTCCTGTGGCTCGGTCCGGTGGATCGAGCGCATGCCGGGACCGTCGGGTCCACGCCAGAGGGCAGGGCGTCGGCACCGCCGACCGTCACTGCGGCGGCGACCTGCCTGCCCGGCTTCTCCCCTCCGCATCGCTCCCCGCAGCCGGACGACGCATTCGCTGCGAGGAGGAGAGACCATGGACCCGGTCCAGGCGTTCGTCGACGTCTTCCACTGGACGATTCCGGTGGCCGGAGGCGGTCTGCTGGTGCGTGAGGTCGTCGGCAACCTGTTCGGTCTGGCCTCCGCCCTCGGCGGGATGGCCCGCCGCGTCTGGGCCTGGCCCGTCGGCATCGCCGGCAATCTGATCCTGCTGACCGTCTTCCTGTCGTCGCTGTTCGGCGCTGAGGACACCGCGACGCTGCTCGGACAGGCCGGCCGGCAGGTGATGTTCATCGCGGTCTCGGTGTACGGGTGGCTCCGCTGGCGGCAGGCCCGCCGCGGCAGGGCTGCCGATGCGAAGGCCATCACCCCCGCATGGGCCGGGTGGGGCGGTCGCGCGTTCCTGGTGCTCGGCATGCTCGTCGGGACCGTGGCGCTGACCCCCGTGTTCCGTGCCCTGGGCTCGTGGGAGCCGGTGTGGGCGGACGCGTGGACCTTCGTCGGATCGCTGCTGGCGACCTGGGGCATGGCCCGCGGCTGGGTCGAGTTCTGGCTGGTGTGGGTCGCCGTCGACGTCGTGGGCGTGCCGCTGCTGTGGAGCAGCGGCTACTACGCCAGCGCGGTGATGTACCTGGTCTACGGGCTGTTCACCTTCACCGGCTTCTTCGTGTGGCTGCGGGCGAAGGACCGTGAGAAGCCCGCCGCCGAGACGTTGCTGCCGGACGGTCCGCGATGACCGGCGCGCACACGGACCCTCGCGCCGCGGCACTCGCCGCGACGGCGGCCGAACCGGACGCACGGGCCATGGACCTGGCCGTGCGTGCGGCCCTGCGCGGCGTGCGCGGGGCCACCCCGCTCGTCGGCGCGGTCGTCACCGCCCCGGACGGCACCGTCCTGGCCGTCGGCCATCATGCCGGCGCGGGCACCCCGCACGCCGAGATCGCGGCGCTGCAGGCCCTGCGTCGCGCACGTGCCGAGGACGCTGCCCTGGCATCGATCGCCCTGGCCGGCTGCACCCTCCACGTCACCCTCGAGCCGTGCGATCATCACGGCCGCACCGGCCCCTGCTCCCAGGCCGTCATCGACGCGGGCATCGGCCGCTGCGTCTATGCCGTGCCGGACGCCACCGGCGACCAGGGCGGGGGAGCGGCCCGCCTGCGCGCGGCCGGTGTGCGGGTCGAGGGGCCGACGGGGCATGCCGGCGCCGAGGAGCTCACCCGCCGCTGGCGCGAGGTGCGGGACCAGGCCCGCCCCTGGGTCACGGCGCATCTGGCCCAGTCCCTCGACGGATGTGCGGCGGCGGCCGACGGCACCAGCCGGTGGATCACCTCGGCTCCGGCGCGCGAGCACTCCCACCGGGTGCGTGCTCGGGCCGATGCGATCGTCGTCGGCACCGGCACCCTGCTGGCCGACGATCCGCGCCTGACAGCTCGACGCCCGGACGGAACCACGGCCGAGCACCAGCCGCTGCCGGTCATCGTCGGTCGGCGCGCGATCCCCGCGGCGGCGGCCGTGCGCACCCATCCGCGGGGGCACCTGCACGTGCCTGTGCACGAGCCCGAGGCGGTGCTCGCCGCCCTGTCCGCGCACGAGGGACCCTGGCGGACCGGGCGCTGCGAACACGTGATGCTCGAAGGCGGGCCCCGTGTGCTGGCCGCGTGGATCGAAGCGGGTCTCATCGACGAGATGCACGTGTACACCGCGCCGCTGCTGCTCGGCGCCGGTCTGCGGGCCCTCGAGGGGCTGGACGTGCCCACCCTGACCGCCGGGCACCGGTTCCTCCCCGACGAATCCGAGTCCGGCCCGGTGCGCGCGCTCGGCCCGGACGTCTGGACGCACCTGCGTCCCGCCGACACCACACCGGGCGATGAGCCCGCCACATCCGCCGCGTCCGACACCGACGCCTCCGCCCCCGACCCCACGCCGTCCGCACGCTGAAGGAGCACCATGTTCACCGGGATCATCACCCACATCGGCACCGTCGTCGCGCTCCAGCAGGACGAGCAGTCCGACACCGCCGTCCTCGTGCTGGACACGGCGGGGGCGGCCGCGGGACTGCCCGAGGGCGGCTCGCTGGCCGTGAACGGGGTGTGCTTGACCTCCGTGCCACAGGACGCCGACCCGTCGGCGCCCGACAGCGCGCCCGACGACGGCCTGTTCCGCGCCGATCTGATGGGCCAGACTCTGCGGATGACGGCCCTGGGCGAGCTGAGCCCCGGTGACCGGGTGAA
Proteins encoded in this region:
- a CDS encoding HAAAP family serine/threonine permease, yielding MQITDAHSSGHTPVSGPHERRDTAPTADGPARPDRGFERSWVISLFGTAVGAGVLFLPINAGLGGVWPLLIATVLIGPMTYFSHRALSRFVCADPKPGEDITAVARRAFGPGAGAAITILYFFAVYPIVLIYGVSITNTVESLLVNQLEIPAPPRALLSFVLIGLMMAVMLTGQKLMLRITSLLVYPLIAILFAMSVYLIPSWDVGALFGSQTPELGQILMSVWLVIPVLVFAFNHSPAISQFSLAMKRHYAGQAATRASHVLVRTTALLVVFTMFFVWSCVLALGADGMAEAKAANLPVLSYLANVHDAPVIALLGPIVAILAIISSFFGHYLGAAEGAAGIVRSLVDRDGSKISDKALNAAIAAFIFLTTWVVAIVNPQVLTLIETIAGPIIAVILYLMPMYAMHRLEALAPYRRQASNVFVVIAGLVAVSGIVYGVVQTLTGA
- a CDS encoding sulfurtransferase; its protein translation is MTETNAEFTQPDFSQYAHPEKLVSTQWVADHIGDDGVVVLESNEDTLLYSTGHIPGAVKIDWHTELNDPVTRDFVDAEDFAALAGSKGIGRDTTVVIYGDKSNWWAAYALWVFTLYGHQDVRLMDGGRDKWIAEGRETTRDVPEVSAAEYPVVQRDDSTDRAAREDVLAAIGTTPLVDVRSPKEYTGETTHMDGYPQEGTLRGGHIPTAASVPWAKAANEDNTFKSRAELEAIYRDQAGLGSTDQVIAYCRIGERSSHTWFVLKYLLGYENVRNYDGSWTEWGNGVRLPIAVGEQPGQAPQR
- the zapE gene encoding cell division protein ZapE, which encodes MTQTVRLSERSPQVSADELLAGFHPSYRFGEVSFDTYIPDPAHPSQREAVERLRAFSGALAGRGGSGGLFGGLFGGKKRSTQPAGIYLDGGFGVGKTHLLASTWHAAPGPKAFGTFVEYTNLVGALSFRKTVDVLKEYTLVCIDEFELDDPGDTVLMSRLMRELADAGVRLVATSNTLPGSLGEGRFAAQDFKREIQVLSDQFEVIRVDGEDYRHRDLDAPPAPLPDEEVVATARRSVPDAGVLAVDDFADLTAMLSRVHPSRYRELVKDVDVIALHDVHTITEQATALRFVVFADRLYDKDVPVVASGVPFDQLFTSEMMHGGYMKKYFRTVSRMTALVREGQLGVAEEK
- a CDS encoding cytochrome, with the translated sequence MTQPRLAHATDRGRMYARRVGGEPQVPSITTVIGVERPDLDGWVGWMAASAAVNDPRLPEAVGSSGRLRQIARSAADAAAAYRDQAAERGDRVHDYAEQVSLRHLGRPHRMAEARQALLHHGEGAYADRFDEWWDLYGVEPLAAEVTVWNHSVGYAGTLDLVARIGGRLCLIDFKTKTTGRDGRVKPLDAKVVMQLVAGLKAEESLVDAEAGTWEPWAHGGAQMLLGVALGETEVAVHQANPAVLKQHWHKFWALRQVWKHQEQTVQAGPALGIIGPPPTTVAASESSTSASGSPAPTSPADPGAATVASGSPESAPQEG
- a CDS encoding methionyl-tRNA formyltransferase encodes the protein MPETDSAPLRVLVAGTPEVAVPVLEAVADSRHELVGVLTRPDAPRGRRRVLTPSPVAARAEQLGVETVKAARLRGDGSASAVERLREITPDVVLVVAYGALVPADLLRLPRLGWLNLHFSALPAYRGASPVQHAVMSGEESIDAVVFQIEQGLDTGPVFGRVSRPIAPGETAGEILTDLAVAGAPLCTRVLDELADGTAQAAPQVGEPSHAPKLTHLDGLIDPSGEAHRVAAHANGVTPEPGAWGWLATDAPDAEPTRFTLVGAHPVSEDELPDSVRSAATGALEVAAARTWLRTGTGALRLDRVKPAGKKLMPARDWANGRPAGARLLCGDELADRRGATDGAATDGPSEETRRA
- a CDS encoding RsmB/NOP family class I SAM-dependent RNA methyltransferase, which gives rise to MSKHTNRRAGRSGDANRDRPAGGSGSTGRPSGPRRQDNRDASGRTRNRGRSGQGRRYSASAPSQRSRRADPARLVAYEVVRAVHAEDAYANLVLPPRLQRRRLDRRDAGFATELTYGTLRGIGLYDAVLAECVDRPLAELDPPVLDALRLGAHQLLGMRVPAHAALDATVALVREQIGAGPSGFVNAVLRRVSERDREEWTETVAPASGTDDALAVRYSHPAWIVRALRQALVAHGADAASLPALLEADNAAPVLNLVALPGLGELSPVLEAGAEPSPIGPDAALYSGGDAARLPGVEAGTVRVQDVGSQLTARALAAVPLSAPGDTAAGQDAAPAGHAGRPGPDGPSEHWLDLCAGPGGKAALLGALAAQRGARLTANEVSEHRARLVEHALTPVPSGVWSVRHGDGRQVGADQPGAFDRILVDAPCTGLGALRRRPESRWRRTAADLVELTDLQAQLLDSAVAALAPGGVLAYVTCSPHPAETIIQVQDLLHRHDGLEQLDAKAALQAVAAGPLYLPAITSDAAPGRGGPERVADAGRLTAQLWPHEHATDAMFLALFRARRT
- the rpe gene encoding ribulose-phosphate 3-epimerase; this translates as MSVRAQRAARARIHPSILSADFARLGAELDRVRSADAVHVDVMDGHFVPNLTLGRPVVEALARATTAPLDVHLMIEDPDRWAPGYADAGAASVTFHAEAAAAPVRLARELRARGAQAGLAVNPATAIDPWLPLLEEIDTLVVMSVEPGFGGQAFLDLVLPKIRAARRAIDDTGARVAVQVDGGVNAETIRRAAEAGADVFVAGSAVYGAADPEAAVLALRELADGRAAPCS
- the pnuC gene encoding nicotinamide riboside transporter PnuC; protein product: MDPVQAFVDVFHWTIPVAGGGLLVREVVGNLFGLASALGGMARRVWAWPVGIAGNLILLTVFLSSLFGAEDTATLLGQAGRQVMFIAVSVYGWLRWRQARRGRAADAKAITPAWAGWGGRAFLVLGMLVGTVALTPVFRALGSWEPVWADAWTFVGSLLATWGMARGWVEFWLVWVAVDVVGVPLLWSSGYYASAVMYLVYGLFTFTGFFVWLRAKDREKPAAETLLPDGPR
- the ribD gene encoding bifunctional diaminohydroxyphosphoribosylaminopyrimidine deaminase/5-amino-6-(5-phosphoribosylamino)uracil reductase RibD codes for the protein MTGAHTDPRAAALAATAAEPDARAMDLAVRAALRGVRGATPLVGAVVTAPDGTVLAVGHHAGAGTPHAEIAALQALRRARAEDAALASIALAGCTLHVTLEPCDHHGRTGPCSQAVIDAGIGRCVYAVPDATGDQGGGAARLRAAGVRVEGPTGHAGAEELTRRWREVRDQARPWVTAHLAQSLDGCAAAADGTSRWITSAPAREHSHRVRARADAIVVGTGTLLADDPRLTARRPDGTTAEHQPLPVIVGRRAIPAAAAVRTHPRGHLHVPVHEPEAVLAALSAHEGPWRTGRCEHVMLEGGPRVLAAWIEAGLIDEMHVYTAPLLLGAGLRALEGLDVPTLTAGHRFLPDESESGPVRALGPDVWTHLRPADTTPGDEPATSAASDTDASAPDPTPSAR